Proteins encoded by one window of Yamadazyma tenuis chromosome 2, complete sequence:
- the ATR1 gene encoding multidrug-resistance type transporter aminotriazole resistance (COG:U; EggNog:ENOG503NWTD), giving the protein MAQILCQGSITMSMSIMDVVLKSFPGEYQSSIKVWFMGSFALTLGTFILISGKLGDIYGLKCIFAIGWVWTCLSALLTGLSVYTHSVVFYIICRALQGIGFALLLPCGMGIIGNLYPVGFRKNFVFSIVGAAGPFGAALGALMAAVIAQLSWWPLCFFIISIIGAAFAGLTIWLIPNSINAASKDFKEFDLIGSLIGTTGLILLNIVLNQGPLAGWNKPYIIALLVISVFLIGGFFIYELKFAEYPLLPMSIFNYKIGMVLICIALGWGSFGIWQYYYWIIMLELRNYTPIAVGASYIPVLVLGIVAAMSVAFIIHRTRPSYILFAASLGFHVGCIMLAVTPVKQSYWGLTFGQLFILTWGMDLSFAAGSIILSDFLPKEHQGMAGSLVSTVVNYSVSLFLSLASNIEVETYKKVHSSIKSYRNAIYFGIGISGLGVLLAFAFILFQIFLHDKNDTLDKESNFDLQSETTQVPSDDELEK; this is encoded by the coding sequence ATGGCTCAGATTCTCTGTCAAGGTAGTATAACCATGTCAATGAGTATCATGGATGTCGTGTTGAAATCGTTTCCTGGAGAATACCAGTCTTCTATTAAAGTATGGTTTATGGGTTCTTTTGCCTTGACGCTTGGAACCTTCATCTTAATCTCAGGAAAACTTGGTGACATATATGGCCTCAAATGTATATTTGCCATTGGGTGGGTTTGGACTTGTCTTAGTGCTTTGCTCACGGGTTTATCTGTGTACACTCACTCAGTGGTATTTTATATTATCTGCAGAGCCTTGCAAGGTATTGGCTTTGCTTTATTATTACCTTGTGGTATGGGTATCATTGGTAACCTTTACCCAGTAGGTTTCAGAAAGAACTTTGTGTTTTCTATTGTGGGGGCTGCCGGACCTTTTGGTGCTGCGCTAGGTGCATTAATGGCTGCTGTCATCGCCCAACTTTCGTGGTGGCCTTTATGTTTTTTCATAATAAGTATCATTGGTGCTGCTTTTGCTGGTTTAACCATCTGGTTGATTCCAAACTCAATTAACGCAGCCTCCAAAGATTTTAAAGAATTTGACCTTATTGGTTCTTTAATTGGAACAACTGgtttgatcttgttgaatatCGTTCTTAATCAAGGACCTTTAGCCGGTTGGAATAAGCCTTATATAATTGCCTTGTTGGTAATTTCTGTTTTTTTGATCGGAGGGTTTTTCATCTATGAACTCAAATTTGCTGAGTATCCCCTTTTACCAATGTCTATTTTCAACTACAAAATAGGAATGGTATTGATATGCATTGCCCTCGGATGGGGTTCGTTCGGGATCTGGCAATACTACTATTGGATTATCATGTTGGAGTTACGAAATTATACTCCTATTGCTGTTGGTGCCAGTTATATTCCTGTCTTAGTTTTGGGAATAGTGGCAGCCATGCTGGTAGCTTTTATTATTCACAGAACCAGACCCTCATATATCTTGTTTGCTGCAAGTCTTGGGTTCCATGTTGGATGTATCATGTTGGCGGTTACCCCTGTAAAGCAATCATACTGGGGATTGACTTTTGGCCAGTTGTTTATTTTGACTTGGGGAATGGACCTAAGTTTTGCAGCTGGTTCAATCATTTTATCAGATTTCTTACCAAAAGAACACCAAGGTATGGCTGGTTCACTAGTATCTACTGTTGTGAACTACTCGGTCTCCTTATTTTTAAGTCTTGCTAGTaacattgaagttgaaactTACAAGAAGGTACACAGTTCAATTAAAAGTTATAGAAATGCCATCTACTTTGGGATTGGTATTTCTGGTTTGGGAGTTCTACTCGCATTTGCATTCATACTTTTCCAGATATTTCTTCATGATAAGAACGACACGTTGGACAAAGAGTCAAACTTCGACTTACAATCAGAAACAACACAAGTTCCATCAGACGacgaattggaaaagtaA